TATTCGACTGCGGCGATGGTGTAAGGAGTGCGTCCGCTGGCGGCTATCCCGATCACCACATCCTTCTTGCCTGGCCTGAGCTTCGCGATGTCTTTCTCGCCGAGTCTGACGGAGTCCTCGCTTGCCTCTGTCGCGTGCGCCAGAGCTCTCTCGCCTCCGGCAATTACGAACTGCACCAGCTTCGGATCGGTGCTAAAGGTCGGAGGACATTCAGAGGCATCGAGCGCGGCAACGCGGCCGCTCGTTCCAGTGCCTACATAGATC
The Terriglobales bacterium genome window above contains:
- a CDS encoding N-acetylmuramic acid 6-phosphate etherase — encoded protein: MASSTTEILSSLATEQQNLASQALDTKSALEIATIINNEDAKVAGTVRKALPQIALAIDAVTDALARGGRLIYVGTGTSGRVAALDASECPPTFSTDPKLVQFVIAGGERALAHATEASEDSVRLGEKDIAKLRPGKKDVVIGIAASGRTPYTIAAVE